The sequence below is a genomic window from Vicia villosa cultivar HV-30 ecotype Madison, WI unplaced genomic scaffold, Vvil1.0 ctg.001349F_1_1, whole genome shotgun sequence.
ataataataataaaattaagtttATTGCCTAACATTCCACAGTAAAAATAATAACTAACCTTTCTTATTCCCTCATTTAAaacacaattaatttaatttaaatcacaataaaataaaaaggataaaaatgagtttttaaaataatactGAGGATACAAATGGAAGAAAAGAtaacaagctaaaagctaaaagctacttCAATTAGCTTTTGAGAAAAAAgtcaaaagctagtaaaaaaactACAAGCTAAATGTCagttaccaaacagagcttttttattGATACGAGGTGAAAAGCTAAAagttaaaagctaaaagctacttTTTGTGTGTTACCAAACAGACTCAAAGTTTAATATTTTGACAAACTCAActgtttatttatttacattaaaaaatttaTGTGAATTGGATGCTGAGActcatcaataatattttttacatTAAATTCATAACTTTTTTTAAGGTAAAAGTCATCTAAAATCTGTGATATATAAGTCAAATTTTTATCGAGTAGAGATTTCTTAATTTAATTCATAATTTAATGCAACCAAACCAAAAGTGTATTATAGGACACTCAACAGTATTATTTTCTTTATGCCACCTAGTTGTGATATATCAAAGTCATATTATTGGTTTGATAGGGTGCTTGGACATTAATTAACCAAACAATAATACTATTAATACACGTGTAATTGACATCTTTCTAGTTTTATAGTTCACTACACGTGGCCTCGTTGTGTCATCTAATTCTAGTTTAGATTTTGAGGATCCCACCACGCTTTCCCTTCTCATAATAAATCCTCTTGTTcattaaaataacatattaacaTACTATGTGTTTATACttaaataattgaaaatgatATTTGTCAAAATAATGCTTCAAATTAATAGATTACTTCAGAGTTCAGATAAACCATATGGGATGTTGTGTTATTAGGTTTCTTATAGGGCATATAATGTATTTATAAATTACAAGTTTCTTCTAACTTTGAAGGGAATGTCAATAATATACTTTAGCTTTCATTGTTTGCTAGTTTCTTGCTTGTTTGGAAATATATAGTtaatatttgaagaaaaaaaatcatactATTGTAtatgtaaaattattttgaaGTCACATGGTTTGGTTGGAGAGATACCAAGTCATACCCATTAATCATGAAATACATATGTGTGGTATGGTTCTAACTTTTCATATCTTAATTaccaaatttataaaaaatgaaaatatgtgGTTGATGAtgatttaatgaaaaatatttgttaaaaGATGTGTATCACATACATACATGTAGATTAAAAAGACAATATATTATCAGTTATGCTATTACACTGCTTTTTCACTtatatttaacttattttttacgGTTATCACAAACAGCAAATGAAGGTGAATAGTAATGTAAATAGTGAACTGTGACGTGAACAATAGTTATGAATAATGAAATAAATAGTAtatgaataataataacataaaattatttaatcgagTGTAAAAAATTGgctaatataatttataatttgctTACAAAATAtacagatattaaaaataatatttttgtagtaaaataaagttggttaataaaatgGTGAAGTTGATTAATAAACGTCcagatataaaatataatttttaataataaaataaaattaattaataaaatgtaaaatattgattaatatagtgatgaagttggttaataaagttaagatattaaaaataatttttactcaaaaaataaaaatcagtTAATGAGATATTTTGTTTAGTTAATCATATTATTTTTATACCGGTTTTTtattagtttaaatttttttaatatatttttaaaaaatattttgtttaataaaacaCTGTTCATAGTATTGATGAACAATAAATACAATATAGTGTATCATTTGAGtataaaaatagtaatttttaataaattaacatGTGTATTATTTGAACTCTCAAATTTTAAACAATGTACACCATATACCTCTCTACCTTTTTATGTtggattaatttattaattaattaggtgtGACTCGTGTAAATAAAATCTGGCTTTAAATAAAGATACCTAAATGTGATAATTGTTTgggtttaattggtaattaagccaaggggttttattttgaaattcaaaatacaaatccctcttctctctcttcaTGACTGTTGGGACATAACTATTGGGATAGGATGTGACTGTTGGAATAAAGTGTCTATAAAAGGACACCTTCATGCAAGAAATACCAACTTTTCTCATTCCTTCTCATTTctcaaaaatacataaaagtatCTTCATCATCAAAGATACACATAAGGAAGAAGGAAGAGAGGAGAGAACAATTGAAATAAAGAATCGAGAACCAGACCATAACTGCCGTTATGGATCCGAGTACATTTTTATTGTTCTTCATAGAATTTAAAACACCGTGAAAATCATGATATCAAGATCCAAAATGAAATAATGCTAACAGTTGCTATTAGAGCAAGGTTACCGATATTATGAGTTTTCGGTAATTATTAACTTGtatgaaaattattttaaactattGATACATATAtgttaaaaatttcaaattgcaacgttaatagaaaacaaaattaattgtGATAGTTTTGAATTACCCttccgcttatatatatatatatatatatatatatatatatatatatatatatatatatatatatatatatatatatatatatatatatatatacatacacgcGTTAGCATGTTACCAATAATGATGATTACGGGTAAGATAATTCTCATACTGCGTTAGTATGCAAATGCACTGTTCCGAAATATAATATCATTCTACAATTCTACTATGCCATGTTGGAATTGTATTATCAGTAACATGATGATATAGTAACAGTGCAGGATAGTAATGAACTTATATATTAACCAGGGCGGATGCTAACGTTTTAGTATATTTGCTTTCTGTGCACagttttaacattttttattttattctattttatataACTTATTGCTTTAGAATAATTATATTGAGAATTTGTTAATCACCAAAGTGAAGTGATCGAATTCGTTAAAGTTTAAGattttaaattatgaaaaatgatttttgatttgATGCTATATGGATAACATATtatgttaaattataattattataagacaTATATAGATCATTCAAAGATGGATCATGActtataattaatgaaattaaagTATTTATTTACTCGTTGCTTGTATATCCAAAGATAGACATGCATGTTATTTTGAGTATGACTAATTCTTCATTTAGCATcgatttattttattgaaatgtATTTATGAATTACCCAAAGGTGAATTTAGATACATGTTTAAAGATAATTGGTTTGAATCCTTGAAGTTTATTCAAAGCATTAACGTATAAGTGTGTTTTAAATATTTGCGGTTGCTACTAATATGTTTGCTTTGGGCAATGCAATGACAAAGTTCAATGGGCTGAACTATGCTGATTGGTCTGAAAAGATTCAGTTTCAACTGGGTGTTATGGACTTAGACATGGCATTCATAATGAATGAAAAGCCCGCGGCCATTATGGAGGATAGTATTGAAGATGAAATGTCTCTTTTTGAGGCTTGGGAAAGGTCCAACAGGTTGTCTTTGAACTTGATGAGAATGACGATGGCAGACAATGTTAAGTCATTTATACCCAACACTGAAAATGCAAGGGAATTTATGAAAAATGTGAAAGAGTATTCAAATTCTGAAATTACTGACAAGTTTGCTGTGGAGAATTTGATGAGTGAATTGACGACTAAAAATTTTGAATGGTCTCAACCCATTCATGATCATGTGACGCAAATGCAAAATTTGGCGGCAAAGTCGAAGTCCTTAGGTATGGATGTGAATGAATCTTTTCTTGTACAGTTTATCATTAACTCTCTTCCTCTTGAGTTTGGACAGTTCCAGGTGAACTACAACACCATCAAAGAAAAATGGAACTTTCAAGAAATTAAAGCTATGTTGATTCAAGAATAAGGGAGGCTAAAGAAGATGAAAGATCATTTTGTTCATCTCACGACTCACGATGGAGCCAGTTGTAGTAAGGTCAAGCCCGACAAGAAGGACAAGAAAAAGGGCAAAGCTCCTTTAAAGGTTAATGAGGGTGGAGTCCAAAAGGAAAAGAAGTGTTATTTCTGTAAGGATAACAGAcacttcaagaaggattgtcCTAAAAGGAAGATGTGGTTCGAAAAGAAAGGTATGTTTTATGTTTCCATaaattttgaatcaaatcttatTGAAGTACCAAATAATACTTGGTGGCTTGATTCGGGTGCGACTACTCATGTGTCACATATTATGCAGGGATTCCTTTCGATCCAAACCATAAAAGGAAGTGAAAAGTTTCTTTATATGAGAAAACAGAATGAAGGCACGAATAGAGGGAATAGGGACGTATAGATTGGTCTTGGATATTGGATATCATATAGATATGAAAAGTTGTCTTTATGTACCTGGATGTGCTAGAAATTTATTTTCTGTTGTAAAGTTAGAtggattaaattttaattttaggatTGGAAACGgtgtatttactttgtttaaagATTCGTAAAATTATGGTTCTGGTATTTTAATTGATGGTTTATATCGTTTTAATCTTGATGATAATTTTAAAGAATCTCTGTTTAATGTTGAACATGTTGTTGGTAGTAAGCGAAGTACAAATAATGAGAGTTCTGCTTATTTGTGGCATCAAAGATTAGGTCACATATCTAAAGAAAGAGTAACGAGGTTAATGAAAGGAGAAGTATTACCTCAATTATATTTTGGTGACTGGAATATATATATTTGGATTGCATTAAAGGAAAACATTCCAAACAAATATCTAAGAATTCGTCTACAAGAAGCAGTGAACTTCTTGAATTAATACACACTGATATTTGTGGTCCCTTTGATGTCCCTTCTTAGGGAGGAGAAAAgtattttatcacttttattgatgacTTCTCACGTTATTGTTACTTGTATTTATTGCATGAAAAATCTCAATCAGTGGACATGCTAAAAGTATTCATTGATGAGGTGGAAAGGAAATTAGATAGAAAAGTGAAGATAGTGAGGTCTGATAGAGGTGGTGAGTATTATGGAAAATATAATGAGAAAGGACAATGTccaggcccatttgcaaagttccTCGAAAGTCGGGGCATATGTGCATAATATACTATGCCTggcacaccacaacaaaatggtgtggctgAAAGGCAGAATCGTACTCTCATGAATATGGTTAGGTCAATGTTAAATTATAGTAATGTACCATTATCATTGTGGACCTACGCATTAAGGACCGCTACGTATTTGATCAATAGGATTCCTAGCAAGGCAGTTCCTAAAACTCCTTATGAACTATGGACAGGAAGGAAACCTAATTTAAGGTATCTTCATATTTGGGGATGCAAAGCTGAAGTAAGCGTGTATAATCCACATGAAAAGAAGCTTGATGCAAGAACCATTAGTGGTTTTTTCATTGGGTATCTTGAAAAATCTAAAGGGTATAGATTTTATTGTCTTGATCATAGTACGAGAATAATTGAGTCTGGTAATGCTCGGTTTATTGAGAATTGACAGTTAAGTGGGAGTGAGAAATCACGTAAAGTGGATATTATGGAGACTCGTGGAGAATCTTCTTCACTTAAAGAATCTTCTCAGGTTgttattgtaacaccccgaaaattatttctaattatttaatttaaataggatAATTATTGAGAAATATTAGAAATATAGCTATTGGGCTCGTGTTGTGGTTAATGAAAAGGGGGTGTTAACTTATTAAGCCCATTAACCAaagttattctatttttaataaaatagaaggaagttgtggaatagagaaggttacagcaTTTGGGAAAAGAGAAAACACGTGAAAGACTTGAAGAGCTTTGGAAAGGGGAAGACGGagatcaaacctaaggtaaggggggattcttctcggTTATTGATTATTATGTAATCGATAGTGATGGAATGTTTAGGATTATTAGTTATGTCAATTAGGAGTATGATGAATGAATAGAGACGTTAAGTTTTGATGAAATTGACGAATGTTTTGATGCTAGATGACCTCTAAAATGTGTTAAAATTGTAGTATATTATGTTacttgatgatgttttgatgtgaGAATGATTATGGTGTGATTGGATTGGAATTGGGAGAGCAAGGATGTCAGAATCGCAGCAAAATTCTGCACAAGacgcagcatgcgtcgacctaagtgtcagttgcgtcgacctaagtGTCAGTTGCGTCGACACATTCAGCAAAATTGCGTCGACCTGTAGTGTCGACAAGCGATTACCCGAGAGTGGTGGAAATTCTTTGCGTCAACCTGAAGGGGTCCATGCGTCGACGCACaacatgcaatttttgaaaaatattctgaaggtcataacttttgatccgttttCTGATTTATGTGCCATTTTGGGTGTTGCAAAGCTAATTATATGTTTTAcatgataaagtgataaaatgggcagtggccgactttatttcaaaactcgatttaattactttgaTGATAATTAAACATTGGGTGCATATAATGTGATGTGTGACAATGTGATTGATATGGTGAAGGATTTGactgtgattattattattattgttatggtgatggatgcatgattatttgaatgatgttgaaaacatgtacatacttattcggtgatgtggtgatgagatgaattgttcatcgttattggtgatgttttaagtatgatatgtgtgtacattcattcatatgcattcggtgatggatcccggtgatgtttggatcaattGGTGGACATagttcccattgtgcggaattggTGTCGATggaccgtatctcgatgaggagtAGGTCAATTGGTGAATGGGTTCAGCCCAtagtttggtaccacatgcattagtgtcagttcattcatatacACTATAACATGTTATGACTTGCAATGAATTGTATTGTGAATGATGATGTATTTGGAGTATGTTGATGGATGTGAATTGTGGAATGTTTGTATACATGTAGGATTGAGTGATTGATAATTCCTTAACAATTTATTGCTTACGACTATATAATACTCGTTAAttgtgaatgaaactcacccttacatgttgttttTAAGATTGAGGAGTAGAGGCTTAGCTGATTCGGTGAGGATAGCTCTTAGAGTTCATCCatgagtcgtgtcggtcatgctctgattgtaacactggggaacgctagtttagagatgaATTACTCaaattggttttgttgttttataaatGTATTGGATTAACttgcatggatgatgaatatgcaatgttatgaattataatccgctgtgttgaacatgagttgtgttttatgttaaattgtttctcgtgtggcatgacaattgactatggtattttatgttaaaataattgtgatacccttgtatttcatgtttactctgaattatttgattatttccgcggggttcagaagggtgttacaatagtggtatcatagCATAGCCAGTCGTTGTGACCatagtcttagtgtcagtcttttcttttgtatgcgactagtgcgagttgatcactgtcgatacttttgtgcTAATGGAATTGTTTTAGTgaataagcagaacaatggctggaagaggtagACGGAATGATGATGTGatcgctgaggctttgggcatgattgctggtgtgctgggggGAAATCCTGAAggagctgggattggtgctgacaagcaattggggaatttttagaggaacaatcctccgttttTAAAGGGCACGCACGAtcttgaaggtgctcagaagtgtcTGAAGGAGATCGAGATAATcttcagagtcattgattgtgaTGAAGAGCTAAAAgtgaggtacggtactcacatgttgtcggaagaagctgatgactggtgggtctCTACCAGAGCAGAAGTGAATGCTGACGGTGTAGCTATCTCTTGGCTATGTTTAggagagaatttctgaggaaaTATTTTCCTGAAGATTTTAGAGGGAGGAAAGAGATAGAATTCCTGGAGCTGAAGCAGGGTAACATGACGGTGCCAGAATATGCTTCTTAGTTCGTTGAGCTGGCGAAATTctatgttcactacaacaatgacgaagctggtgaattctcgaagtgcatcaagttcgagaatggtctcagagacgagattaagcaaggtatcaggtatcagaggattcgcaggttgtagatctggtagattgtagcaggatattcgaagaggataaccttaagctgaatctcactctcgcgagttgatTGACAAGAAAGGCAAGAAACCGATGGATAGGGGTAAGCCTTATGGTAAGGGAAATCCTAGAGCTGAagattggaagaagcctagtgggggagattctagtgcCCTCGTTAAATGCTACAACTGTAGCGCTACTGGACATAAGAAGAGTGAGGGCAAGAAAGAGGAAAGGAAATGCTTCAAATGTGGTAAGGCAGATCATATTGCTTCTGAATATGGAATGAAGaccgtgacttgctacaattgcggtgaagagggtcacatcagtccacagTGCACTGAACCAAAGAAGGCTCAATCtggtggaaaggtgtttgccttgtctgggtcagagactacccCGGACgatagattgattaaaggtacgtgtttcattcatggcacacctttagttgcaattattgacaCTGGAGTGACTAATTTGTTCATTTCATTGGAATGTGCTAAACGTTTGGAATTAGAAATAACTGATATtggtggaagtatggttattgacactcctgcgtcgggttcagtaactactttgtgtgcttgtttgaattgtactgttgacatttttggtaaggagttcggaatggacttaatATGTCTTCCGTTAGAACAACTAGATGTTATATAGgggatgaattggttgcaattcaaCAGGGTTTATATTaattgtttcacgaagacggttagtTTTCTTGAAGAGATCAGTGCTGAAGATCTGACGATGACCACTAAGCAAGTGAATGAAGCGGTTAGAGATAGGGCTGCGTTGTTTGTATTGCTTGCTTCGATGGAAGTCAAAAGAAAAGCGGTAAGCAGTGAATTACCAGTGGTGTGTGATTTTCCAGAGGTTTTTCCAGAAAATGTTACGGAGCTTccacctgagagagaagtggaGTTTGTTATTGATTTATTTCCTGGGacgagtcctgtgtcgatggcgccttATCGCATGTCAGCATCGGAATTGGTTGAGTTGAAGAGTAAattagaagaattgcttgagaaggaatttattcgtccgAGTGTGTCACTGTGGGGTGCGCTTGTGTTATTAGTGAAAAATAAagaaggatctatgaggttgtgtgtagactacagacaactgaataaggttactatcaagaatcggtatccattaccgagaattgatgatttaatggaccAACTGATTGGAGCAAGTGTATTCAGCAatattgatttgaggtctgggtatcatcagattcgtgtgaagctgaacgatattcagaagactgcattcagaacgaggtatggtcattacgagtattcggtaattCCGTTtagagttactaatgcacctggtgcttttatggagtatatgaataggatcttccatccttatttggataagttcgtagtggtgtttatagatgatattctgatatattccaaaagcaAAGATGAACATAAagaacatctcagaattgtgttggagttgctgaaagagaagaagctgtaTGCTAAACTGTcgaaatgtgaattctggttaagtgaagtgtGTTTCCTTGGCCATGTGATTTCCAAGAGTGGGATTACTGTAGATCCGGCAAAGGTAGAAGCTGTGTCGCAGTGGGAAGCTCtgaagtctgtttctgagattcgtagttttctgggtcttgcaggttactatcggaagtttatagaaggattttcgaagttagcattaccgttgaCTAAGTTGACCAGAAAGGGGCAAGTGTTTATTTGGGATTCAGAGTGTGAAAAAGGATTCCAAGaactgaagaagaggttgattAGTGGTCCTATTCTGATTTGCCTAATCTGACATAATCTTATGTTGTGTATTGCGATGCTTCGttgatggggttaggtggtgtattgatgcagaatcaaaaGGTAGTGGCTTATGCatcaagacaactcaaagtgcatgaaaggaactatccgactcatgatttagagttggcaacGGTGGTTTTCGTattgaaattgtggaggcattatctgtatggttcgaggtttgaagtgtttagtgatcacaagagtctgaagtatctcttcgatcagaaagaacttaatatgaggcagaggagatggttatagttccttaaagattatgatttcgggctgaattaccatccgggtaaggcgaatgttgttgctgatgcgttgagtaggaagtccttataCATGTCCATGTTGATGGTGCGAGAGTTGGAATTAATTGAACAATTTCgggacttgagtttagtgtgtgaaagtACCTCTAATagtattaaattgggtatgctaaaactgacaagtggaattcttgaagaaattagagaagGTCAAAAGACTGATGTTGAGTTAGTTGAtagattgactttgattaaccaagacaAGGGAGGTGATTTCAGGATTGATGAGAACGGTGTTATGAGGTTCGGTAATCGGGtctgtgttcctgatgttgtagAATTGAGGAAGAATATTCTTGAAGAGGGACAtcgaagtggattgagtattcatcctggtgctactaagatgtatcatgacttgaagaaattattttggtggtcgggaatgaagaaagagattgctgagtttgtgtattcgtgtttgacttgccagaagtaaaagattgaacatcagaagccgtatggagttATGCAACCATTGTTTATTCCGGAACGGAAGTGGGACAGTATATCGATGGAATTTGTTTCTGGGTTGCCGAGGACGGTTAAGAATTGCGAAGCCATTTGGGTTTTcatggatagattgacgaaatcagctcactttataccgatgagaatggattacccgatggagaagttagctcaactgtatattgagaagatagtgagtttgcatggtattccttcgagtatcgtgtcagatagagatccaaggtttacatcaagATTCTGGGTTACAGACCgcgttgggtactaagttgagattgagctctgcttatcatccgcagactgatggtcaaacggagaggacgattcagtcgttagaagacttgttaggtgcttgtgtgttggaaaaatatggtgcatgggatagttatctgccgttgattgaatttacctataaTAATAGCTTTCACTCGAGTATCGTTATGGCTCCTTTTGAAGCTTTATATGGTAGACGGTGTCGGACCCTATTGTGTTGGTATGATTCCGGTGAAAGTGTTGTACTTGGACCAGTGATTGTTCaagagactacggagaagattaagatgatccaGGAAAAGATGAAAACTACTCAGAGTCgccagaagagttatcatgataagaggcggagaGCACTCGAATTTCAAgcgggagatcatgtgtttctgagagtgaCTCCTACAACCGGTGTTGGTCGATCATTGAAGTCGAGGAAGTTGACTCCATGTTTTATTGGTCAGTTCCATATTACGAAAAGAATAGGAGGAGTGGCTTATCGCGTTGCTCTACCACCGACGCTTGCAAATTTACATGATGTATTTcacgtatctcagttgaggaaatacattacggatccgtctcatgtgatccaagttgACGAGGTGCAGGTGAgagataatctgacagttgaaactttgcctacatggattgaagatcgaaAGATAAAGCAATTACGTGGTAAAGATATagcattggtcagagtagcttggggaggagcagcaggtgggaatgttacatgggagttagagagtcagatgaaaaactcctatctggaacttttcacttgaggtatattttcgaggacgaaaactcttttagtgggggagagttgtaacaccccgaaaattatttctaataatttaatttaaataggataattatttaattggaataattgat
It includes:
- the LOC131634778 gene encoding uncharacterized protein LOC131634778 is translated as MFALGNAMTKFNGLNYADWSEKIQFQLGVMDLDMAFIMNEKPAAIMEDSIEDEMSLFEAWERSNRLSLNLMRMTMADNVKSFIPNTENAREFMKNVKEYSNSEITDKFAVENLMSELTTKNFEWSQPIHDHVTQMQNLAAKSKSLGMDVNESFLVQFIINSLPLEFGQFQVNYNTIKEKWNFQEIKAMLIQE